One part of the Solanum dulcamara chromosome 8, daSolDulc1.2, whole genome shotgun sequence genome encodes these proteins:
- the LOC129898967 gene encoding pentatricopeptide repeat-containing protein At1g62670, mitochondrial-like: protein MKYYIAVLSLFREMQKLGIPINVFILDIVINSYYLMHRSDCVFSVLPIYLKGGILFIVVTFTTLIRGMFDENKVKDAVELFKKLVREKIYGLCKDGNPDAAINLLYEMKHKGIRQDILTYNSLIDGLCKLDVCTFNILTDGLCKEGNVEDAEEVMKNMVEKGVEPDIITYNAIMHGYCLRGQLDRARIIFDSLVDKGIETNSFSYNILINGYCKKRKLAEAMQLFCEISQKGSKPDIVTYNTILHGLFDKAKDIPGKMEDNGCSPNNVTYNVIVQGFLRCNKISEMASFMKEMAGRDFSFDVSTTMLLVDAIKENPSALDMIPGLHLLKKNVVINGLCKNGKLNEAHAVFEKLSFTGMLPIVRTYTVMINGFCLEGLFDEAKYILRKMEVRGCSPNNVTYSIIVQEFLRCNKISEMASFMKEMAGRGFSFDATTTELLINVIRVNPSVLDMIPELHSINKK from the exons ATGAAGTATTACATTGCTGTCCTTTCTCTGTTTCGAGAAATGCAGAAATTGGGTATCCCAATTAATGTTTTCATATTGGATATCGTGATTAATAGTTATTATCTGATGCATCGTTCTGATTGTGTATTTTCGGTGTTACCCATTTACTTAAAGGGTGGCATTCTGTTTATTGTCGTCACCTTTACCACTCTAATAAGGGGAATGTTTGATGAAAATAAGGTCAAAGATGCAGTTGAATTGTTCAAGAAATTGGTGAGAGAGAAGATTT ATGGCCTATGCAAAGATGGAAACCCAGATGCTGCTATCAACCTTTTGTATGAGATGAAACATAAAGGCATTCGTCAAGACATATTAACGTATAATTCATTAATTGATGGTTTGTGTAAGCTCG ATGTGTGCACCTTCAACATACTAACAGATGGACTATGCAAAGAAGGGAACGTTGAAGATGCCGAGGAAGTAATGAAAAACATGGTCGAAAAGGGTGTAGAGCCTGATATAATCACCTACAATGCGATAATGCATGGGTATTGTTTGCGAGGTCAACTAGATAGAGCGAGGATAATTTTTGATAGCTTGGTAGATAAGGGCATTGAGACTAACAGTTTTAGCTATAACATACTAATAAATGGATACTGTAAGAAAAGGAAACTCGCCGAGGCCATGCAATTGTTTTGTGAAATTTCTCAAAAGGGATCAAAACCTGATATTGTTACCTACAATACTATCTTGCATG GGTTGTTTGATAAAGCTAAAGATATTCCAGGAAAAATGGAAGACAACGGTTGTTCTCCAAACAATGTCACTTATAATGTCATTGTGCAAGGATTTCTCAGGTGCAACAAAATTAGTGAAATGGCATCTTTTATGAAGGAAATGGCTGGAAGGGACTTCTCATTTGATGTATCTACAACGATGCTATTGGTAGACGCTATAAAGGAGAATCCTTCCGCCCTTGATATGATACCAGGGCTTCACTTGCTAAAAAAGAA TGTTGTCATTAATGGATTGTGCAAAAATGGTAAACTCAACGAAGCGCATGCTGTTTTCGAGAAGCTTTCTTTCACTGGAATGCTCCCGATTGTGAGAACATACACCGTAATGATAAATGGATTTTGTCTTGAAGGGTTGTTTGATGAAGCTAAATATATTCTAAGAAAAATGGAAGTACGAGGTTGTTCTCCAAACAATGTCACTTATAGTATTATTGTGCAAGAATTTCTCAGGTGCAACAAAATTAGTGAAATGGCATCTTTTATGAAGGAAATGGCTGGAAGGGGCTTCTCATTTGATGCAACTACAACTGAGTTACTGATAAATGTTATTAGGGTGAATCCTTCTGTCCTTGACATGATACCAGAGCTTCACTCGATAAATAAGAAGTGA